In the Atribacteraceae bacterium genome, one interval contains:
- a CDS encoding substrate-binding domain-containing protein gives MKRVSLWAVLIAVLVVGLAAGAAGAEEFVIGFSNASRGNAWAAQYAQRVYDLLDALPNVTHMYADGEDDGVKQLSDVEDMLARGMDLLIIRPSTPEILAVVVEQVYDLGIPVVVSGRNVATDKFTSFVWVDDVDLGRRTAQAAVDMLVEKYGEPRGKVAIIQGLMAAGSARARDQGTMEILDQYPGIEIVARQPGEYRRADARTVMENILMAQPEIDVLITHAGEMAVGAIEAMKAAGRRGEFPVTSVDGNNGFLKAIAAGDGHFTALYPLALGDLTVDVAMRILAGEEVEKIIAMDVPNVTPENIHEFVRLDQPDTYFTY, from the coding sequence ATGAAACGTGTATCTTTATGGGCGGTTTTGATTGCGGTATTGGTGGTCGGATTGGCCGCTGGGGCGGCGGGAGCGGAAGAATTCGTCATCGGATTCAGTAATGCTTCCAGGGGTAATGCTTGGGCGGCGCAATATGCCCAGAGAGTATATGACTTGCTGGATGCGCTGCCAAACGTGACCCATATGTATGCCGACGGAGAAGACGACGGCGTTAAGCAGTTGTCCGACGTCGAGGATATGCTCGCCAGAGGTATGGATCTTCTGATCATTCGCCCTTCGACTCCGGAAATTCTTGCCGTTGTGGTTGAGCAGGTGTATGATCTGGGGATTCCGGTCGTCGTTTCCGGCCGGAATGTGGCCACAGATAAATTCACCTCTTTTGTTTGGGTGGATGATGTGGATTTGGGCCGGCGGACCGCCCAGGCAGCGGTTGATATGCTTGTAGAAAAGTACGGCGAACCGCGCGGTAAAGTGGCTATTATACAAGGACTTATGGCTGCCGGATCCGCCCGTGCCCGGGACCAGGGGACCATGGAAATTCTGGACCAGTATCCGGGGATCGAAATCGTCGCCCGCCAACCGGGAGAGTACCGCAGGGCTGATGCCCGAACCGTGATGGAAAACATCCTGATGGCCCAACCGGAAATCGATGTATTGATCACCCATGCCGGTGAAATGGCTGTCGGTGCGATCGAAGCGATGAAAGCGGCCGGGCGCCGGGGAGAATTTCCGGTTACTTCCGTTGACGGAAACAACGGTTTTTTGAAGGCGATCGCAGCAGGGGACGGTCACTTTACCGCTCTTTATCCGTTGGCCCTGGGGGATCTTACTGTCGATGTCGCCATGAGAATACTGGCGGGTGAAGAAGTAGAAAAAATCATCGCCATGGATGTTCCAAATGTAACTCCGGAAAATATTCACGAGTTCGTAAGGTTAGATCAACCTGATACCTATTTCACCTATTGA